The segment GGCACATTCATAGATTTAATTCCGGGAACTGTAGATGAATCAGAATTTGGTTTTAATGGTAAGATTCGGTTTTTAAATCAAGCTGATGGCGACCCATTTACCTTTAGTATTGCTGCTACTTTGGCTAGAGGTAATAATGTCTTGATTAACTTAGTCGAAAACAACCGGAATGAATTTGAAGAACGAGGTTTAAAGAAAGGTGGGTTTGCCTTTGCTAATGAAGGAGTTGGGGAATTATTTATCTATACTATTTCCACTCCTATCCATTATGAATTTAAAAGTGGAACTGCACTTTGGCTAACTCCCACTTTAGGATTTGTCCAACGTAATGGATTACAAATTGGAGGAATTAATTTTGGTGGTTCCACCCCAATTACTAATAATTTGGAATTAGTGGCGGAAGCTGGGTTAGACTTTAGTGGCAAAGGTAATACTTTTATCGGTGATACTCGTAAAACAATTATTCCTTGGAATGTTGGGGTGCGGTGGAGTCCTTTTTCTCAAGATAATAATTCGGGTTTACAACTAGAGGCGTACTTAACTAATCGACTTGGTTCTACACCTTTCCAAAACTTACGAGTTCAAGCTGATAATCCACTAACTTTTGGAGTCGGAATGCGTTTACCAATTGATTTTTAAATATAACTTAAGATACTGGGGAGGGCGGGTTTTGTTATCGATCTGTAAAATTGAAATCTATCTGCTAAACCCGCCCCTACAGACTCGTCTCTACAATCTGTTTGTGTTGAATTATGCCCACTTACTTATTGCTCAATACGGTTCAGTTAAAGAAAAAGTTGTTAGTTTGGCTAACGAGAGATGTGGCATTCAGCCCATCATCCAGAGACAATAAAAGCTTATCTGAACTGTATTGACTTATTGCTAGGGTGCATCTGACGCACCCTACTAAATCAATAAAATTGAGATGCGTTTTCCCTAGCTACCAACTGATTTTTACTTCTGACTTCGGCGATGATTTCTGGAGCATTCAAAGTCGCTTTAGCAAGTTGCAACGCTTTTGATTGCTGAGCTAAAACTGGTAGAGTATTTCCCACATGAGTAGCCACATCTACAGTTTTCACATCATATGTTTGAGTCACAAGTTTGGGATACAATCCAATTGCGATGATAGGTACTAGCAAGCACAAAGTTACAAATATTTCTCTTGGTCTAGCATCAAACCATGAATTGGTATCGAAATCAGAACTTTGTTCGCCGTAAAATACTCGTCTGAGCATCGAAAGTAGATAGATAGGAGTCAAAATTAAACCAACGGCAGCTAAAAAGATAATTAAACCTTTGAACAAGCCATTGTAAGCATCACTGCTAGCAAAACCTAGGAATATCGTCAATTCGCTGACAAATCCGCTCATCCCAGGTAAAGCTAAAGAAGCCATTGCACCAGCCGTAAATAGAGCAAATACTTTAGGCATTGCTTTCCCGACTCCGCCCATTTTTGCCATCAGTAGGGTGTGAGAGCGTTCGTAAGTTACGCCAGACAGAAAGAATAAGTAAGCAGAAATTAAACCGTGGGAAATCATCTGTAACATGGCTCCATTCATTCCCAAAGCGGTAAATGAACTAATACCAATCAAAACAAAGCCCATATGAGAAATAGAAGAGCAAGCTAACCTCCGTTTGAGATTATCTTGTCCAAAAGCGGCTAATGCTCCATATATGATATTCACAGTACCTAATATGGCTAAAAGTGGAGCAAAATAGATGTGGGCATGGGGTAACATTTCCACATTCATCCTAATCAGAGCGTATCCACCCATTTTTAAAAGTACACCTGCCAAAATCATGGAAACGGGTGCTGAAGCCTCACTATGAGCATCTGGCAACCAGGTATGCAGGGGGAAAATCGGTAATTTAACCCCAAAAGCCACAATAAAAGCAGCGTAGACTAGTAATTCAAATAAGATAGGGTAGTTTTTTGCTCCCAAAGCAGCCATATCAAAAGTGATAGTATCGCCGTAGAATGCCATTGCTAAGGCAGCTACCAAAATAAATATAGAAGCTAGGGCTGTATAAAGAATAAATTTAGTGGCAGCATATTGGCGTTTTTGCCCGCCCCAAATCGAAATTAACAAGTATACAGGGACTAACTCCAATTCCCACATCAAAAAGAACATCAGCAAGTCTTGAGCCGCAAATACCCCAATTTGGGCACTGTACATCACCAGCATTAAGCCATAAAATAGCCTGGGTTGTCTTTTCACGTCCCAGGCAGCTAAGATTGCTAAGCTATTTACTAGGCAAGCTAGCACAATTAGAGGCATCGATAAGCCATCAACTGCTACTGACCAATTTAAACCTAGCTGGGGTATCCAACTGTAAGTTTCAGCTAACTGGAATTCTAGGGTTTGTAAGTTATAGTGCTGCCAAAAGGCATATATAGTTAAAACTAAGTCTAATAAAGCTACACCTAATGCATACCAACGGACTATTTTGCCGTCTTTTGCTGGTATTAAAGGTAACGGAGCGCAGGCAACTAACGGTATTGCAATAATCGCAGTTAGCCAAGGAAATTCAGATGTCATGTTTACCACCCCTTACGGGTAATTTATTCTATGAGGGGACATCTAGGTTGCTGAATCAAATATCTACAGAGATGTTTACAGTAAATTTGGCATCTTCTGAGATACTAAACCAGTAGGGCTAGTAAGCATATATACTCAATGTAATTATATTACATTACTTTAAGAATTATAAAACTAAAATAAAATAGATAGCAAAAAATCAGCAAATGTGCTGAAAAAGCAAAACATCCATTATTTGGGACAATAAAGGGGAAAAACTTTGTGAAAGCGGCTCAAGATATTGACTCAAAATGATGTAAAAAAGCCTAAATCATCCTGGAAATCTCGACTAGGTTGGCTAGTTTGGGGAGTAGTAATATTTTTCTTAGTCAAAGTCGGTAAAGATCGCGCTCAAGAAGTCGCAGGTATCAAAATAACGAGCCAGGGATGGATTTATCTAGCTATAGCTTTTGGTTTCACTCTATTAGCTCATATTTGGTCGGGATTAGTTTGGGGTAAGATCTTACGGTACTTCCAGCAACCATTACCTTATAGCTGGCTATTAAGAGTTTACCTAAAAACCAATATTGCCAAATATTTACCAGGGAACATTTGGCACTACTACGGCAGAATTTCAGCGATTCAAGAAGCTGGAGGGACTTTGGAAGTCGCTACTTTCAGCGTTTTACTAGAACCGTTGTTAATGGCTGCGGCGGCTATAATTATAGCTTTGTCAGGGAATAACTCAGTGAATCGGGTGTGGCAAATATTGTCTTTGCTAGGGGTGATATTAGCCGTACATCCTAGAGTTTTAAATCCCTTAATGCAACTGTTAGCCAAATTTAAAGGAAAAGCAGATGCCTCTTTAAAATTGCAAAGCTATCCTGTATTGCCGTTATTGGGAGAAATGGGATTTGTAGGGTTGCGGGGAACTGGGTTTGTGTTTGCGCTTCTGGCTTTTACTGCTATTATCCCCAGTCAAATTCCCCAGATTTTGAGTGGATTTAGTTGGGCATGGCTGCTGGGATTGATTATACCAGGTGCGCCAGGTGGAATAGGGGTTTTTGAGGCAACGGCGATCGCTATTTTGCAACCTCTTTTTTCTCCAGGTTTGTTGTTGAGTGTGGTGGCGATCTTTCGGGTGGTGAGTTTATTAGCTGAGGTGGTAGCTGCGGGATTAGCAGTAGTAGGAGATGTTGGTTTGAGGATCTCAAAAGAGTGATAGTTTCCGGCTTGTAAAGTTTTAATCAGGTAATGACAAGCTATAGCAGTTCTCAATTGAGTTAGGTACAGATTACTTTTTTGAAACTCTTGTTTGCTGTGCATCTTGCCCGCCCATGAGTAGTGCATCAAAACCCGAACCGCTATAGTTGTGGTTTGCCTTCTTCACCGCAAGTAAAGACATCCATTGAAAAGCGCCGTCATGAGGAAGTCAGACGGCGCTTAAAAGATTTAACTCAGAACCTAAGAGTCAAATCAGGGTAAATATTTTTACGAACCTGCCGAACCTAGACCTACATAAGCTCCGTAGAAAAATGTTCCGACTACTACTAAGACTCCCATACCAGCAACAGTGGCTACTACCCACAAAGGAATTCTACCGCTTCCAGACATTGACTTTTCCTCCTGATTAAATCACTAGCAAGCCTAAATACCGCTATCCAGTTAGTTGAAAAAGTAACTGGAAAACAAAATTCCTAAAACAAAGATCAGGAGTAATCCTAAGTACAGAGAAGTCCGATTTAATTCGACAGGCTGAGCATTAGGATTACGCATTCTTTCTGGCATCTTTTTCTCCTATGGTTTAATAAATTGCATAGCAGTAATCGCACCGATGAAAAATACTGAAGGTACTGCTAGGGCGTGAACTGACAACCATCTAACTGTAAAAATCGGATAAGAAACTGGTTGATTAGGAGTATTTGTCATAACTTATCACCTCGGTTTTTTAACTATTTATTATCTACAAATTGGTCAATCTGTTGCTTAGAGCTAAAGCGGTCTGATACCAGTGGTAATTCTTGTTGAGGTTGGGTGAAATATTCATTAGGACGGGGAGTCCCGAAAACATCATATGCCAAACCAGTACTCACAAATAGCCACCCAGCAATAAATAAGGCTGGAATGGTAATACTGTGAATTACCCAATAACGGATACTAGTCACAATATCGGAAAATGGTCGTTCCCCTGTAACTCCTGACATATCAATTTCTCCTTTCTCTAACTAATCGGAAACCCATTTACTATGATACGCAAACCCTGTCAACACTCACAAGAAACTAAGCTTGTGCAGCAGCAGGATTATATTTGAGGATAACTCCTCGTTGACCAAGAACAAACCCTCTTTCTGGACTCAAGAAGGTGACCTTGTAAAAGTTAGAAGCTACATCTTGAACTGCTGTATCTTTTTTCCAGGTTTTTCCACCATCAAAACTACACAGCAAATTAGCACTACCTCCAGCCAACCAGACTTCATCTGGG is part of the Merismopedia glauca CCAP 1448/3 genome and harbors:
- a CDS encoding photosystem II reaction center protein L, producing MPERMRNPNAQPVELNRTSLYLGLLLIFVLGILFSSYFFN
- a CDS encoding photosystem II reaction center protein J, yielding MSGSGRIPLWVVATVAGMGVLVVVGTFFYGAYVGLGSAGS
- the psbE gene encoding cytochrome b559 subunit alpha, whose protein sequence is MSGVTGERPFSDIVTSIRYWVIHSITIPALFIAGWLFVSTGLAYDVFGTPRPNEYFTQPQQELPLVSDRFSSKQQIDQFVDNK
- the psbF gene encoding cytochrome b559 subunit beta, which gives rise to MTNTPNQPVSYPIFTVRWLSVHALAVPSVFFIGAITAMQFIKP
- a CDS encoding NAD(P)H-quinone oxidoreductase subunit 4; its protein translation is MTSEFPWLTAIIAIPLVACAPLPLIPAKDGKIVRWYALGVALLDLVLTIYAFWQHYNLQTLEFQLAETYSWIPQLGLNWSVAVDGLSMPLIVLACLVNSLAILAAWDVKRQPRLFYGLMLVMYSAQIGVFAAQDLLMFFLMWELELVPVYLLISIWGGQKRQYAATKFILYTALASIFILVAALAMAFYGDTITFDMAALGAKNYPILFELLVYAAFIVAFGVKLPIFPLHTWLPDAHSEASAPVSMILAGVLLKMGGYALIRMNVEMLPHAHIYFAPLLAILGTVNIIYGALAAFGQDNLKRRLACSSISHMGFVLIGISSFTALGMNGAMLQMISHGLISAYLFFLSGVTYERSHTLLMAKMGGVGKAMPKVFALFTAGAMASLALPGMSGFVSELTIFLGFASSDAYNGLFKGLIIFLAAVGLILTPIYLLSMLRRVFYGEQSSDFDTNSWFDARPREIFVTLCLLVPIIAIGLYPKLVTQTYDVKTVDVATHVGNTLPVLAQQSKALQLAKATLNAPEIIAEVRSKNQLVARENASQFY
- a CDS encoding lysylphosphatidylglycerol synthase transmembrane domain-containing protein; amino-acid sequence: MTQNDVKKPKSSWKSRLGWLVWGVVIFFLVKVGKDRAQEVAGIKITSQGWIYLAIAFGFTLLAHIWSGLVWGKILRYFQQPLPYSWLLRVYLKTNIAKYLPGNIWHYYGRISAIQEAGGTLEVATFSVLLEPLLMAAAAIIIALSGNNSVNRVWQILSLLGVILAVHPRVLNPLMQLLAKFKGKADASLKLQSYPVLPLLGEMGFVGLRGTGFVFALLAFTAIIPSQIPQILSGFSWAWLLGLIIPGAPGGIGVFEATAIAILQPLFSPGLLLSVVAIFRVVSLLAEVVAAGLAVVGDVGLRISKE